One window of the Alkalispirillum mobile genome contains the following:
- a CDS encoding sulfite exporter TauE/SafE family protein gives MENIPVLYMLLALGVVLLGGLVHGTFGVGFPLVSTPLLALMTDVKTAILLTLAANILVNGYSMLRGGDWAASLGRFWPIAVWMPLGAALGTLWLVAVDPNPFRLLLAATMVFYLTSHYFRDLDWSWIPRHPQASGAGFGIGAGVLGGTVNVGGPALMIYFLEMKVAPLVLVQAINLAFFVSKITQAATFAALGYLGLELLLWSLPLALVSLGGLRAGMALRERVPADRFRGWLRGLLWLMAGMLVVQFFLELSGG, from the coding sequence TTGGAGAACATACCCGTCCTTTACATGCTGTTGGCGCTCGGCGTGGTGCTGCTGGGCGGGCTGGTGCACGGCACCTTCGGCGTGGGATTTCCATTGGTATCCACGCCGTTGCTGGCGCTGATGACCGACGTGAAGACCGCCATCCTGCTCACCCTGGCGGCCAATATCCTGGTCAATGGCTACAGCATGCTGCGGGGTGGCGACTGGGCCGCGAGCCTTGGCCGGTTCTGGCCGATCGCGGTCTGGATGCCGCTGGGTGCGGCCCTGGGCACGCTCTGGCTGGTGGCGGTGGACCCGAACCCCTTCCGGCTACTGCTGGCGGCCACCATGGTCTTCTACCTGACCAGCCACTATTTCCGGGACCTGGATTGGTCCTGGATTCCGCGCCATCCTCAGGCCTCCGGCGCCGGTTTCGGGATCGGTGCCGGAGTGCTCGGCGGCACCGTCAACGTGGGCGGCCCGGCGCTCATGATCTACTTCCTGGAGATGAAGGTTGCGCCGCTGGTGCTGGTGCAGGCTATCAACCTCGCCTTTTTCGTCAGCAAGATCACCCAGGCGGCCACCTTCGCAGCACTGGGCTACCTGGGACTGGAACTGCTGTTGTGGTCCCTGCCACTGGCGCTGGTCAGCCTGGGCGGGTTGCGGGCGGGCATGGCCCTGCGCGAGCGGGTGCCGGCGGACCGCTTCCGGGGCTGGCTGCGCGGCCTGCTCTGGCTGATGGCCGGCATGCTGGTGGTGCAGTTCTTCCTGGAGCTGTCGGGCGGTTGA
- the relA gene encoding GTP diphosphokinase, with protein MVHTGLTQLPDETQLDFDSWVAQLPAWLDEDDREVLSEAWRLAEMGCKSAQRPTGDSYFEHGVAVATILSGLRLDAATLAAGLLHDLPTLDETALGRIRKRLGSDVAHLVEGASRMQDISRFHAPEQLAEASDRAEGLRKMLLAIASDVRVVFITLAERLHDLRTLRELPEALQRRIAQETRDIYAPLANRLGIWQLKWELEDLAFRYLQPDVYKQVARLLAERRLDREAYIERVRQSLHDALRESGIKADVVGRPKHIYSIWRKMQRKGLRFEELYDLRALRVLVDDVGTCYAVLGVVHSLWKHIPKEFDDYIATPKENNYRSLHTAVIGPEGKTLEVQIRTHAMHQEAELGIAAHWRYKEGGQQDRDFEQKIAWLRQILEWGQEENGAEDFLDRFKAEVFEDRVYVITPQGDVVDLPRGATPLDFAYHIHSHVGHHCRGAKVNGRMVPLTHTLKSGSQVEIITSRSATPSRDWLNPSLGYLRTSRARAKARTWFRQQDHDKNVQAGRNILDRELHRLGLQDVPLDDVAQKTRFRKLEDFLAALGRGDITAGQIASIVGERVLPRPEGEDPLPVSRKRSTVSSQGGDEVTIYGVDNLLTRLARCCTPAPGDPIIGFLTRGRGVTIHRRDCPEVGRLRTDEPERLIDVTWTDPGGRRYPVNVVVHTPDLQRALQDVSKVLTNEQIRLLGINTQTDARGEHASLDLSLEVADVNQMSRLMNRIGSLPHVQDVHRKG; from the coding sequence ATGGTACATACCGGACTGACACAATTGCCCGACGAGACGCAGCTGGACTTCGACAGCTGGGTGGCGCAACTGCCTGCCTGGCTGGACGAGGACGACCGCGAGGTGCTGAGCGAGGCCTGGCGCCTGGCCGAGATGGGTTGCAAGTCGGCGCAACGGCCCACCGGCGACAGCTACTTCGAGCACGGAGTGGCCGTGGCCACTATCCTGTCCGGGTTGCGTCTGGACGCCGCCACCCTGGCCGCCGGCTTGTTGCACGATCTGCCCACCCTGGACGAGACCGCCCTGGGTCGTATCCGGAAGCGGCTGGGCAGCGACGTGGCCCACCTGGTGGAAGGCGCCTCGCGCATGCAGGACATCTCCCGCTTTCACGCCCCGGAACAGCTGGCCGAGGCCTCCGACCGGGCCGAGGGGCTGCGCAAGATGCTGCTGGCCATCGCTTCGGATGTGCGGGTGGTATTCATCACCCTGGCCGAGCGCCTGCACGACCTGCGCACCCTCCGCGAACTGCCCGAGGCCCTGCAGCGGCGTATCGCCCAGGAAACCCGCGATATCTACGCCCCGCTGGCCAACCGTCTGGGCATCTGGCAGCTCAAGTGGGAACTGGAGGACCTGGCCTTCCGCTATCTGCAGCCCGATGTCTACAAGCAGGTGGCCCGGTTGCTGGCCGAGCGTCGGCTGGACCGCGAGGCCTACATCGAACGGGTCCGCCAGTCACTGCACGACGCCCTCCGCGAGTCCGGGATCAAGGCCGATGTGGTGGGCCGGCCCAAGCACATCTACAGCATCTGGCGGAAGATGCAGCGCAAGGGGCTGCGCTTTGAAGAGCTGTACGACCTGCGCGCCCTGCGCGTGCTGGTGGACGACGTGGGCACCTGTTACGCGGTGCTTGGGGTGGTGCACAGCCTTTGGAAGCACATCCCCAAGGAGTTTGACGACTACATCGCCACCCCCAAGGAGAACAACTACCGCTCCCTGCACACGGCGGTGATCGGCCCCGAGGGCAAGACCCTGGAGGTGCAGATCCGCACCCACGCCATGCACCAGGAGGCGGAGCTGGGCATCGCCGCCCACTGGCGTTACAAAGAGGGCGGCCAGCAGGACCGTGACTTCGAGCAGAAGATCGCCTGGCTGCGCCAGATCCTGGAGTGGGGACAGGAGGAGAACGGCGCCGAGGACTTCCTCGACCGCTTCAAGGCGGAAGTGTTCGAGGATCGAGTCTACGTCATCACCCCCCAGGGTGACGTGGTGGACCTGCCCCGGGGCGCCACGCCGCTGGATTTCGCCTACCACATCCACTCCCACGTGGGGCACCACTGTCGTGGGGCCAAGGTGAACGGGCGCATGGTGCCGCTCACCCATACGCTAAAGAGTGGCAGCCAGGTGGAGATCATCACCTCGCGCTCGGCCACCCCCAGCCGCGACTGGCTCAACCCCTCGCTGGGCTACCTGCGCACCTCCCGGGCACGGGCCAAGGCACGGACCTGGTTCCGGCAGCAGGACCACGACAAGAACGTCCAGGCCGGGCGCAATATCCTGGACCGGGAACTGCACCGCCTGGGTCTGCAGGACGTCCCGCTGGACGACGTGGCGCAGAAGACCCGGTTCCGCAAGCTGGAGGACTTCCTGGCCGCACTGGGGCGGGGCGACATTACCGCCGGACAGATCGCGAGTATCGTCGGTGAACGGGTGTTGCCGCGCCCGGAGGGGGAGGATCCGCTGCCGGTCAGCCGCAAGCGCAGCACGGTCTCCAGCCAGGGTGGCGACGAGGTGACCATCTACGGTGTGGACAACCTGCTCACCCGGTTGGCCCGTTGCTGCACCCCTGCACCGGGCGACCCCATCATCGGTTTTCTGACCCGGGGACGAGGCGTGACCATCCACCGCCGCGACTGCCCGGAGGTGGGGCGCTTGCGGACCGACGAGCCCGAACGGCTGATCGATGTCACCTGGACCGATCCGGGCGGGCGTCGCTACCCGGTGAACGTGGTGGTGCACACCCCCGACCTGCAGCGGGCGCTGCAGGACGTTTCAAAGGTGCTGACCAACGAGCAGATCCGGCTGCTGGGCATCAACACCCAGACCGACGCCCGGGGCGAGCACGCCTCGCTCGATCTCTCCCTGGAGGTGGCGGACGTGAACCAGATGAGCCGCCTGATGAATCGCATCGGCAGCCTGCCCCATGTGCAGGATGTGCACCGCAAGGGCTGA
- a CDS encoding Y-family DNA polymerase: MVGTAEAAGHLTLPPGHGDAAMLWLALYLPEQAAPEGPAPSPTTGAAGPIPGNAADDTLNNLAAWAYQFSSRVSPWPPAALVLEVGASLNLFGGLEALLEEMDEGLDRLELAYRRAVAPTPRAACWLARCGQSLVIRTPEALEQALAPLPLTVLDLTPRQYQALHGLGLRHLADCLALPRAALARRLGPDLHHQLDRAVGRRPEPLPEWQPPPRYRGRRELERETEQVDRLLPLLERMLHELQGLLRGLDAGVPRFELRLEHPRRPASRLQVGLSEPDRDPERLLRVADERLAREPLAAPVRAIALLADDIQPLRPEPEALPGTRAAHDQRPMRVLLERLTARLGEASAHGLAVHPEHRPEHAWRRVRPGEAGPEAIAKPRPTWLLERPRILGQRQGQPVFRDPLLLEHGPERIESGWWDGADVARDYYVARDRSGARLWVFRERRGRRRWFLHGLFG, translated from the coding sequence ATGGTGGGCACCGCTGAAGCGGCCGGCCACCTGACCCTGCCACCCGGCCATGGAGATGCCGCAATGCTGTGGCTGGCCCTCTACCTGCCTGAACAGGCTGCGCCCGAAGGGCCCGCGCCATCCCCGACAACGGGGGCGGCCGGGCCCATCCCCGGCAACGCGGCCGACGACACCCTGAACAACCTGGCGGCCTGGGCCTACCAGTTCAGCAGCCGGGTGAGCCCCTGGCCACCGGCAGCACTGGTACTGGAGGTCGGTGCCAGCCTGAACCTGTTCGGCGGCCTGGAGGCACTGCTGGAGGAGATGGATGAGGGGTTGGACCGGTTGGAGTTGGCCTACCGGCGGGCCGTCGCCCCCACGCCAAGGGCCGCCTGCTGGCTGGCCCGCTGCGGCCAATCACTTGTCATCCGCACACCCGAGGCCCTGGAACAGGCGCTGGCGCCACTCCCCCTGACCGTGCTCGACCTGACGCCACGCCAGTACCAGGCCCTGCACGGCTTGGGGCTGAGACACCTGGCTGACTGCCTGGCCCTGCCCCGCGCAGCGCTGGCCCGCCGGCTGGGCCCCGATCTCCACCACCAGTTGGACCGGGCCGTGGGCCGCCGCCCGGAGCCCCTGCCCGAATGGCAGCCGCCACCCCGCTACCGGGGGCGACGGGAACTGGAGCGCGAGACTGAGCAGGTGGACCGCCTGCTGCCCCTGCTGGAGCGCATGCTCCATGAACTGCAGGGCCTGCTGCGGGGCCTGGATGCCGGGGTTCCACGCTTTGAGCTACGGCTGGAACACCCCCGCCGCCCCGCCAGCCGGCTGCAGGTGGGCCTGTCCGAGCCCGATCGCGACCCCGAGCGCCTACTGCGGGTGGCCGACGAACGCCTGGCCCGCGAGCCACTGGCGGCCCCGGTACGGGCCATTGCACTGCTGGCCGACGACATACAGCCGCTGCGGCCGGAGCCGGAGGCCTTGCCCGGCACCCGGGCGGCCCACGACCAGCGCCCCATGCGGGTGCTGCTGGAGCGGTTGACCGCCCGCCTGGGCGAGGCCAGCGCCCACGGTCTGGCCGTGCACCCGGAGCACCGCCCCGAGCACGCCTGGCGCCGGGTGAGGCCGGGCGAAGCGGGCCCGGAGGCCATCGCGAAGCCCCGGCCCACCTGGCTACTGGAACGGCCACGCATCCTCGGGCAGCGGCAGGGACAGCCCGTCTTCCGCGACCCCCTGTTGCTGGAGCACGGGCCGGAACGCATAGAAAGCGGCTGGTGGGACGGCGCCGACGTCGCGCGCGACTACTACGTGGCCCGGGACCGCAGCGGCGCCCGGCTCTGGGTCTTCCGCGAGCGCCGCGGCCGGCGCCGCTGGTTCCTGCACGGGCTGTTCGGCTGA
- the lexA gene encoding transcriptional repressor LexA yields the protein MTNDTLTPRQQQVLEQIREHIRRTGYPPTRTELCQALGFRSPNAAESHLRALARKGAIELRPGTSRGIHLPAPADAPEQDGDGLPVVGRVAAGSPILAESHIDRHYRVDAGLFSPRPDYLLRVRGMSMRDAGILDGDLLVVHRTHEARNGQIVVVRLHDEVTVKRLEQQGSQLRLLSENPDYPPIEVDLTRDDASLEGIAVGVIRTEGLS from the coding sequence ATGACAAACGACACCCTGACACCCCGACAACAGCAGGTGCTCGAGCAGATCCGCGAGCACATCCGGCGCACCGGCTATCCGCCCACCCGGACCGAGCTCTGCCAGGCCCTGGGCTTCCGCTCGCCCAATGCCGCGGAGAGCCACCTGCGCGCCCTGGCCCGCAAGGGGGCCATTGAGCTACGCCCGGGCACCTCGCGCGGTATCCACCTACCCGCTCCGGCTGACGCCCCCGAACAGGACGGCGACGGCCTGCCCGTGGTGGGCCGGGTGGCCGCCGGCAGTCCCATCCTGGCCGAGTCGCACATCGACCGGCACTACCGGGTGGATGCCGGCCTGTTCTCGCCCCGACCCGACTACCTGCTGCGGGTGCGCGGCATGAGCATGCGCGATGCCGGCATCCTCGACGGCGACCTGCTGGTGGTACACCGCACCCACGAGGCCCGCAACGGCCAGATCGTGGTGGTGCGGCTGCACGACGAGGTCACCGTCAAACGCCTGGAGCAGCAAGGCAGCCAGCTGCGGCTGCTCTCCGAAAACCCCGATTACCCGCCCATCGAGGTGGACCTCACCCGCGACGATGCCAGCCTGGAGGGCATTGCCGTGGGCGTGATCCGCACCGAGGGGCTGAGCTGA
- a CDS encoding ABC transporter permease, whose product MNQKQTPNGIGGGLPQLSLRFIPVWRRNTRVWRKLMVPSIMGNFGEPLLYLLALGYGFGRLVGEVNGLPYMVFLASGVICSSAMTTASFEAMYSAYTRFSQQQTWAAMLGAPLTVDDVVLGEVAWGATKALMSATAILVVASLLGLVADPRAVLALPVVLLTGFCFAAMAMVVTALARSYDFFLYYFTLVMTPMLLLSGVFFPLQELPGAVVAGAWCLPLAHAVAVVRPLLIGEWPTLVVLHLGVITAYAVVGLSLATWLLRRRIMK is encoded by the coding sequence ATGAACCAGAAACAGACGCCAAATGGGATCGGGGGCGGGTTGCCGCAACTCAGCCTCCGCTTCATCCCGGTCTGGCGGCGTAATACGCGGGTGTGGCGCAAGCTGATGGTGCCCTCGATCATGGGCAATTTCGGTGAGCCCCTGCTCTATCTGCTGGCGCTGGGTTACGGGTTCGGCCGCCTGGTGGGGGAGGTGAACGGCCTGCCCTACATGGTCTTTCTGGCCTCCGGTGTGATCTGCTCCAGCGCCATGACCACGGCCAGTTTCGAGGCCATGTACTCGGCCTACACGCGATTTTCGCAGCAGCAGACCTGGGCCGCGATGCTGGGGGCGCCGCTGACGGTGGACGATGTGGTGCTGGGTGAGGTGGCCTGGGGGGCGACCAAGGCGCTGATGAGTGCGACGGCCATCCTGGTGGTGGCCTCGCTGCTGGGGCTGGTGGCGGACCCGCGGGCAGTGCTGGCCCTGCCGGTGGTGCTGCTCACCGGGTTCTGTTTCGCGGCCATGGCGATGGTGGTTACCGCGCTGGCGCGGAGTTACGACTTCTTTCTCTATTACTTCACGCTGGTGATGACGCCCATGCTGCTCCTGTCCGGGGTGTTTTTCCCGCTGCAGGAGCTGCCCGGGGCCGTGGTCGCCGGCGCCTGGTGTCTGCCGTTGGCGCACGCGGTGGCGGTGGTGCGGCCGTTGCTCATCGGCGAATGGCCCACCCTGGTGGTGCTGCACCTGGGGGTGATTACCGCCTACGCGGTGGTCGGGCTGTCGCTGGCCACCTGGCTGTTGCGGCGGCGGATCATGAAATAG
- a CDS encoding ATP-binding cassette domain-containing protein — protein sequence MDPQEPRPAVQALGLVKRYGEITVVDGIDLTVQTGECFGLLGPNGAGKTTTLRMLLGHTPPSGGELEVLGLPVPARAREVRARTGVVPQVDSLDPDFTVKENLYTYASYFGLRGPALDQRVQSLLRFASLEGREGAAIQALSGGMKRRLTLARALINDPEMVVLDEPTTGLDPQARQHIWQRLRALLDRGRTLILTTHYMEEAERLCDRLAIIDRGRVVACDSPGALIRTHIENQVVELDGRDAERWRQYGLQPEGVRQEDSGETVRLYAADEQVLLAALAEYPELRWVHRRANLEDVFLRLTGHGLRD from the coding sequence ATGGATCCACAAGAGCCCCGCCCGGCGGTTCAGGCGCTCGGCCTGGTGAAACGTTATGGCGAGATCACCGTGGTGGACGGGATCGACCTGACGGTGCAAACCGGGGAGTGCTTCGGCCTGCTCGGACCCAATGGCGCTGGCAAGACCACCACCCTGCGCATGCTGCTGGGGCACACACCGCCCAGTGGGGGTGAGCTGGAGGTGCTGGGGTTGCCGGTGCCGGCCCGGGCCCGCGAGGTACGGGCGCGTACGGGCGTGGTGCCGCAGGTGGACAGCCTGGACCCGGACTTCACCGTTAAGGAGAACCTCTACACCTACGCCAGCTACTTTGGTCTGCGGGGGCCGGCGCTGGATCAGCGGGTGCAGTCACTGCTGCGTTTTGCCAGCCTGGAGGGGCGCGAGGGGGCGGCCATCCAGGCCCTGTCCGGGGGCATGAAGCGGCGCCTGACACTGGCCCGGGCGCTGATCAATGACCCGGAGATGGTGGTGCTGGACGAGCCTACGACGGGGCTGGACCCGCAGGCCCGGCAGCACATCTGGCAGCGTCTGCGGGCCCTGCTGGACCGCGGGCGGACGCTGATTCTGACCACCCACTACATGGAGGAGGCGGAGCGACTGTGCGACCGTCTCGCGATCATCGACCGCGGGCGGGTGGTGGCCTGCGACAGCCCCGGTGCGCTCATTCGGACACATATCGAGAATCAGGTGGTGGAGCTGGATGGCCGGGATGCAGAGCGGTGGCGGCAGTACGGCCTGCAGCCCGAAGGCGTGCGCCAGGAGGACTCCGGCGAGACTGTCCGGCTGTATGCGGCGGACGAGCAGGTGTTGCTGGCGGCGCTGGCCGAGTACCCGGAACTGCGCTGGGTCCACCGGCGGGCCAACCTGGAGGATGTCTTCCTGCGCCTCACCGGCCATGGACTGAGGGACTGA
- a CDS encoding putative bifunctional diguanylate cyclase/phosphodiesterase — protein sequence MRQIARRVIWAIALPIIAFLILSGFLVHERQERAADIEQRMALLDQAERAAPLIHALQEERGASTAHLVAPDDPGLRQLVEDARVQTDDAIQALEQVLSDAPEQAPWMTRLRQHLEGVREHRDAVDRLDSTASWNLHVYTRVVEHLIEQVDELAGAEDQEPLNGGLDAFLALIHLQEHAGKERAMGATLIARGTPSNFLQQDFLRHVFLQQEYQMRFDRLAASDYRHQLENLLDFDAEDQLMALRSQLMDSALPEQNPALARAWFELATQRINAMQRLSLRMKEEMVSGMREEAGALEQANQQVYAATAGLLGITVLLSVGIGRGLYRQVEARRQDAERIEYLATHDPLTGLPNRTAFLERLDQCLARARAQGHKVGLHLVDLQGFTEVNATWGDEVGDRILEALARRLEDALPPGVIIARPYGDDFAIIQPRIDSEDELPGVAEKARAMAERTLQIGPRRIKLRGRAGAACFPQHGKSTNGLMTAVTLALQEAKRKDGTCVYVRGMYDRFQDRQAMARDLEHALERDELLLNYQAKIDLASGDVAGAEVLLRWHHPDRGAVRPDHFIPEAEHSGAIVPIGRWVLETACAQGRRWLDEGRPLKLAVNLSAAQFSQADLVDQIKAALNRSGLPPHLLELEITETTVMMDMESSVQTLQALRDLGVSLAIDDFGTGYSSLTYLRRFPVTVLKLDRSFVDGMEHGGDPAAIAAAVVQLGQVLSLSVVAEGVETEAQAEALRRLGCDMAQGFLYSRPQPVEQFQASLPPPGP from the coding sequence TTGAGACAGATTGCACGGCGCGTCATCTGGGCGATCGCCTTACCCATCATCGCATTCCTGATCCTCTCGGGTTTCCTGGTCCATGAGCGACAGGAGCGGGCGGCGGATATCGAGCAGCGCATGGCGTTACTGGACCAGGCGGAGCGTGCCGCCCCGCTGATCCATGCCCTGCAGGAGGAGCGCGGCGCCAGCACTGCACATCTGGTCGCCCCCGATGACCCCGGCCTGCGCCAACTGGTTGAGGATGCCCGGGTTCAGACCGATGACGCCATCCAGGCACTGGAACAGGTGCTTTCCGACGCGCCCGAGCAAGCCCCCTGGATGACGCGATTGAGGCAGCACCTGGAAGGGGTCCGCGAACACCGGGACGCCGTGGACCGCCTGGACAGCACCGCGAGCTGGAACCTGCACGTCTACACCCGCGTTGTCGAGCATTTGATCGAGCAGGTGGATGAACTGGCCGGTGCCGAAGACCAGGAACCCCTGAATGGCGGCCTGGATGCCTTCCTGGCCCTGATCCACCTGCAGGAGCATGCCGGCAAGGAGCGCGCCATGGGGGCGACGCTGATCGCCCGCGGCACCCCGTCCAACTTCCTGCAACAGGACTTCCTGCGCCACGTTTTCCTGCAGCAGGAGTACCAGATGCGGTTCGATCGACTGGCGGCGTCCGACTACCGCCACCAACTGGAAAATCTGCTGGATTTTGACGCGGAAGACCAGCTCATGGCCCTGCGCAGCCAGCTCATGGATTCCGCCCTGCCCGAGCAGAACCCGGCACTGGCCCGCGCCTGGTTCGAGCTGGCCACCCAGCGCATCAATGCCATGCAGAGACTCTCACTCCGCATGAAAGAAGAGATGGTCAGCGGGATGCGAGAGGAGGCCGGGGCGTTGGAGCAGGCCAACCAGCAGGTCTACGCCGCCACCGCGGGCCTTCTGGGCATCACGGTCTTGCTTTCCGTCGGCATCGGGCGCGGCCTCTACCGCCAGGTGGAGGCCCGCCGCCAGGACGCCGAGCGCATAGAGTACCTGGCCACCCACGACCCGTTGACCGGGCTGCCCAACCGCACCGCCTTCCTTGAGCGGCTGGACCAGTGCCTGGCCCGCGCCCGGGCGCAGGGGCACAAGGTGGGGCTGCATCTCGTGGACCTGCAGGGCTTTACCGAGGTCAACGCCACCTGGGGCGACGAGGTGGGCGACCGGATACTGGAGGCACTCGCACGGCGGCTGGAGGACGCGCTGCCACCGGGTGTCATCATCGCCCGGCCCTATGGCGACGACTTCGCCATCATCCAGCCCCGCATTGACTCGGAAGACGAACTGCCCGGCGTGGCCGAGAAGGCGCGCGCCATGGCGGAGCGGACCCTGCAGATCGGACCCCGCCGCATCAAACTGCGCGGCCGGGCCGGCGCGGCCTGCTTCCCGCAGCACGGAAAGAGCACCAACGGCCTGATGACCGCGGTCACCCTGGCCCTGCAGGAGGCCAAGCGGAAGGATGGCACCTGCGTCTACGTTCGCGGCATGTACGATCGTTTCCAGGACCGCCAGGCCATGGCCCGGGACCTGGAACATGCGTTGGAACGGGATGAGCTGTTGCTCAACTACCAGGCCAAGATCGACTTGGCCTCCGGCGACGTGGCCGGGGCCGAGGTGCTGCTGCGCTGGCACCACCCGGACCGGGGCGCGGTGCGACCCGACCACTTCATACCGGAGGCGGAACACTCCGGGGCCATCGTACCCATCGGCCGCTGGGTGCTGGAGACCGCCTGCGCCCAAGGCCGGCGCTGGCTGGACGAGGGGCGCCCCCTGAAGCTGGCGGTGAACCTGTCAGCCGCGCAGTTCAGCCAGGCCGACCTGGTGGACCAGATCAAGGCCGCCCTCAACCGCTCCGGCCTGCCGCCCCACCTGCTGGAGCTGGAGATCACCGAAACCACGGTGATGATGGACATGGAGAGTTCGGTGCAGACCCTGCAGGCCCTGCGTGATCTGGGGGTCTCCCTGGCCATCGACGACTTCGGCACCGGCTACTCTTCGCTGACCTACCTGCGGCGGTTCCCGGTGACCGTGCTCAAGCTGGACCGCAGCTTCGTGGACGGCATGGAGCACGGGGGCGACCCGGCGGCCATCGCCGCCGCGGTGGTCCAGCTGGGGCAGGTGCTCTCCCTGTCCGTGGTGGCCGAGGGCGTGGAGACGGAGGCCCAGGCCGAGGCCCTGCGCCGACTGGGTTGTGACATGGCGCAGGGGTTCCTCTACAGCCGGCCGCAACCGGTGGAGCAATTCCAGGCCAGCCTGCCACCACCCGGGCCCTGA
- the imuA gene encoding translesion DNA synthesis-associated protein ImuA: MTEALDHLLKHPRIWRATGEAADTTTHRGLTTGFPALDAVLPGNGWSAGALTEVLYDQPGVGELRLVLPALARLSRAGRWVVIIAPPTLPYAPALAAAGVDLRHLLLVHPRNNQERLWAVEQALRSGTCSAVLAWPGQLDNAALRRLQLAAESGDAWGVLFRALQQAAQPSPAALRLTLDQNADGNRLDIFKCRGGSRQQITLNLDRPVPLPSLDASDTDATPTPRQSGGKARASGGTEWHRRSPATVTTLRSHRARGNRARSQLDLPLDGGHR; encoded by the coding sequence ATGACCGAGGCACTGGACCATCTGCTGAAACACCCCCGTATCTGGCGTGCCACCGGCGAGGCCGCCGACACCACCACTCACCGGGGCCTGACCACCGGCTTCCCGGCCCTGGACGCGGTGCTGCCCGGCAACGGCTGGTCCGCCGGCGCCCTTACCGAGGTGCTGTACGACCAGCCCGGCGTGGGCGAGTTGCGCCTGGTACTGCCTGCGCTGGCCCGACTCAGTCGTGCCGGACGCTGGGTGGTCATCATCGCCCCGCCTACCCTGCCTTATGCACCGGCGCTGGCCGCCGCGGGCGTGGACCTGCGCCACCTGCTGCTGGTCCATCCGCGCAACAACCAGGAACGCCTGTGGGCGGTAGAGCAGGCGCTGCGCTCCGGCACCTGCAGCGCCGTGCTGGCCTGGCCGGGGCAACTGGACAACGCCGCCCTGCGCCGGTTGCAGCTGGCCGCCGAGTCCGGCGATGCCTGGGGCGTGCTGTTCCGCGCTCTCCAGCAGGCGGCACAGCCCTCCCCGGCCGCCCTGCGCCTGACCCTGGACCAGAATGCCGATGGCAACCGGCTGGATATCTTCAAATGCCGGGGTGGCAGCCGCCAGCAGATCACCCTGAACTTGGACCGGCCAGTACCGCTGCCGTCGCTGGACGCCTCGGACACCGACGCCACACCCACCCCCCGGCAAAGCGGCGGCAAGGCCCGCGCCTCAGGCGGCACGGAGTGGCACCGACGCTCGCCGGCCACCGTGACCACCCTTCGGTCGCATCGGGCCCGCGGCAACCGCGCCCGCTCGCAGCTGGACCTGCCCCTGGATGGTGGGCACCGCTGA
- a CDS encoding DNA primase: MKRFRYGLLTLIILGVFSMAGLAGCGGDDPMDEPMDEPMEEQQDDFGDQQDMDDEWDDDGMDDDWDDDGLEDDWEDDGNDY, translated from the coding sequence ATGAAGCGTTTCCGCTACGGTCTGCTGACTTTGATCATTCTGGGTGTGTTCTCCATGGCCGGTCTCGCCGGCTGCGGTGGCGACGACCCGATGGATGAACCCATGGACGAGCCGATGGAAGAGCAGCAGGATGACTTCGGTGATCAGCAGGACATGGATGATGAGTGGGATGACGACGGCATGGACGACGACTGGGACGATGACGGTCTCGAGGACGACTGGGAAGACGACGGTAACGACTACTGA